The Intestinibaculum porci DNA window CCATCATCTAAAACAAATAATTCTATCCCCACTTGTTTGGCTTTCTTAGCTAATGAGAGAAGCTTATGTTCATTAAACTGAAAATAATAGGCTTCCCAGCTGTTCAACAAAACAGGACGTGGTTTATGCTTCCATTCTCCTCTGACGATATGTTCACGGATAAAGGCATGCATATGTAAACTTAATACGCTCCATCCTTCATGAGAATAGGTCATGACCGCTTCTGGCGCTTCAAACGTTTCGTGAGGTTCTAGTACCCATTGAAAGCCACGAGGATTGATGCCTGATAAAAAGTGGGTCTGTCCATAGGCATTGACTTCGGCCATTTCATAGTGATTGCCACTATAGATCAGATTCATACCATAACAGGATCCATAGTCTTCACTGGTGTTTTTCTCACTGATCATGACAAAAGGATTTGCGCGGCTTGATGAAGTCCCGGTAAATGAAGAAATCTCATGTTTACCAGCTAAAAGCGATGTATCGTGACGATTCATTTCATTGCTCCAAGAGCCCGTAAAAGATGTCATCACATAATCATTATTCGTTAAATCTAACTGTGTACTCATTAGCCTGTTAAGAGTCACAGTTTCATCACTATCGTTAATCAGACGACTGCTGCGACAAATGACATCCTCATCTTCATAAACATAATAGTGCAGTTCAAGACGTAAATCAGCTTGCTGATCCTTAAGCGTGATCACAAGATGATTGTTTCCTGCGAGGCCATAGGATCCCGGTAAAGTGTCATAGGGATCTTTCTTGGCAAGGATTTCTGCTTTTTGGAAAAGGAAATCTGAAGTGCGGCTGCCATTTTCATGAATCACTTCAATAAAGGGTTCACGGATATCCCCTTTCCCTTCTGCAGACATTTCCAAAGGTGTATTTTCCAGCATGACATCGGGATCATCATCACTATAAATAATGGTATTGCCACACTCACAAGCACGCTTCTGTGCGAAGGCCAATGCTTCATCGCTCGTGACTTGCGGTAAAAGTGGACCATAATAGAGATGTTCTAAATGTCCTGATGGTAAGACTTCAAATAAATAAGTTGTTGTTTTTGTTGAGAGTGCATAAACACGTTCATTAATTGTTGTGATCATTATAATCCTCCCATGAGAAAGTCCGGCAAAGTAATGCCGGATCTTTGTTATTTTTGTTTTTCGTGAAGATGGGCCACTTCGTTGGCTAAGGCTTCTACTTTTTCATCTGTTAATATATATTTCTTTCTAAACCAGAAGAAGGCAATAATAATACCAGCCATCGGAATGAGAGTGACAACCAGGCGCAAACCCATTTTCTGCGCAAGTGAGACTGCACTGGCAAAGTCAAAGGTCTGCTGGGCAGTGGTCGTGGCTTTGTCCGATAAAGAGAGTATGCCTAACGTAATCGATGCCACGAAAGCCGCAATCCCTGACGCTAATTTCACGACAAAAGTCTGCATGGAGAAAATGACAGATTCATCACGGCGATGGTTTTTGATTTCCCCGTAATCGACGGTGTTGGCAAGAAAGATCGTGGTTAAAACATTATTGATGCCTGAGGCTGCCATAATCAGAACACCAGGAATCAAATACACAGCTAAAAGCTTTGATCCTGAAATAGCAAATAATAGTAAAACAATATAGCCGATCACCGACATGGCTAAACTGATATAGAAAATATGCGTATTGGCAATTTTTAAAGCACGTCTTAACAGCGGATAAAGGGCCATCATGGCCAAAATCTGCGCCGCCCCGGCGACGGTATTAAAAAGGGTATAATTATTATACCAGCCCGATCCGCCTAAATCATACTTAAAGAAATAGATCACTAAATTAGATGTAATATACATCGCTGTATTGATTAAGACAATCGTCACGACAACCGCCATGGCCTGATCATTATGAACAAGTGATACAAACATATCCTTGACACTGGCAGCCGGCATAGAGACAGATGATTTTTCTTTAATATTGAGACAAGTAATGATGATAAAGACGGCAAACAATATGGCAATGATGAGAGCAAACCATTTGAAACCAATACGTTCAATGTCTTTGGCAGAGGTGCCGCCAAAAGCGCTGCCTAAGGCATGAACGGCTAATAAAGTGAAGATTGTGACAATCGCCGAACCGACCCCAGAACAGGATCTGGCAAGAGCAGTGAGGTTTTCTCTTTCCTCGCCGCCTCTGGTAAAGGCGGGAATCATTGACCAGAAAGGAATATCCATCATGGTATAAGTGACGCCCCATAAAATATAGAAGATGGCGGCATAAGCGATTAATCCCGCACCATTTAATGCTGGCGGACAGGCAAACATGGCAAAAAGAACAACCGAATTAGTCAGTGTCCCAATGAGCAGCCATGGTCGGAATTTGCCAAAACGTGTTCTTGTTTTGGCGACGATCACGCCCATGACGGGATCATTAAAGGCATCGAAGACTCTGGCGACTAGCAGAATGACTGCCATGGCATAAGCACTCACGCCCATAATATCTTGAAAGTAATAAAGGATATAGCTGGCAGAAAGCATGTAGACCATGTCTTTTCCTACTGCGCCAAGTCCATAGGAGGCTTTTTCTCGTCCTGTTAACGTTTTATTGTTCATTGTGTTTCCCTCTCATTTCCATGGCCAGTTTCACCACTTTATAAGCACCATCATAAAGGCCCATTTTCTTATTGCGCATAATATTTTGACACATCTCTTGAAGA harbors:
- a CDS encoding glycoside-pentoside-hexuronide (GPH):cation symporter; translated protein: MNNKTLTGREKASYGLGAVGKDMVYMLSASYILYYFQDIMGVSAYAMAVILLVARVFDAFNDPVMGVIVAKTRTRFGKFRPWLLIGTLTNSVVLFAMFACPPALNGAGLIAYAAIFYILWGVTYTMMDIPFWSMIPAFTRGGEERENLTALARSCSGVGSAIVTIFTLLAVHALGSAFGGTSAKDIERIGFKWFALIIAILFAVFIIITCLNIKEKSSVSMPAASVKDMFVSLVHNDQAMAVVVTIVLINTAMYITSNLVIYFFKYDLGGSGWYNNYTLFNTVAGAAQILAMMALYPLLRRALKIANTHIFYISLAMSVIGYIVLLLFAISGSKLLAVYLIPGVLIMAASGINNVLTTIFLANTVDYGEIKNHRRDESVIFSMQTFVVKLASGIAAFVASITLGILSLSDKATTTAQQTFDFASAVSLAQKMGLRLVVTLIPMAGIIIAFFWFRKKYILTDEKVEALANEVAHLHEKQK